The following coding sequences lie in one Megalodesulfovibrio gigas DSM 1382 = ATCC 19364 genomic window:
- a CDS encoding sigma-54 interaction domain-containing protein yields METRTTQTGISFPVPPHPLLADVPETLIEGMDLIICSPAMQATHRVACQVAASDAPVLIQGESGTGKELFARLIHGHSGRHTKPYVAVNCGVLKGELFADKFFGHEAGAFTGALRLQKGSFELAEDGSLFLDEVGEIPPQNQVDFLRVLEERRYKRLGGEKLLPFKARIIAATNRDLTAMVRQGDFRADLFYRLNVIPIVLPPLRMRREEIPPLATFFLERFCHRYHKRDLDFTPETMERLTTYHWPGNVRELKNLVERLVLLAPGGKILPDDLPLDMEPGLQTGEAHTPPACLSLDAAVREAELRAIRRALHATKGRKAEAARLLQISDRALRYKMREHGM; encoded by the coding sequence ATGGAAACCCGCACCACACAAACCGGCATTTCTTTTCCGGTTCCGCCACATCCCTTACTGGCAGACGTCCCCGAGACCCTCATTGAGGGCATGGACCTCATCATCTGCTCCCCGGCCATGCAGGCCACCCACCGTGTGGCCTGTCAGGTGGCCGCCTCGGATGCGCCAGTGCTCATCCAGGGCGAATCTGGCACCGGCAAGGAGCTCTTCGCCCGGCTCATCCACGGGCATTCCGGCCGGCACACCAAGCCGTACGTGGCGGTGAATTGCGGTGTGCTCAAGGGCGAACTCTTTGCCGACAAGTTCTTCGGCCACGAAGCCGGCGCCTTCACCGGCGCATTGCGGCTGCAGAAAGGCAGCTTTGAACTGGCCGAAGACGGCTCCTTATTTCTTGATGAAGTAGGTGAAATTCCACCACAAAACCAGGTGGACTTTCTGCGCGTGCTGGAGGAGCGGCGCTACAAGCGCCTGGGCGGCGAAAAGCTGTTGCCCTTCAAGGCCCGCATCATCGCCGCCACCAACCGGGATCTGACGGCCATGGTGCGCCAGGGCGACTTCCGGGCGGATCTGTTCTACCGGCTCAACGTCATTCCCATTGTCCTGCCGCCACTGCGCATGCGCCGCGAGGAGATCCCGCCCCTGGCCACCTTCTTTCTGGAACGATTCTGCCACCGCTACCACAAGCGCGACCTGGACTTCACCCCGGAAACCATGGAGCGCCTCACCACCTACCACTGGCCCGGCAATGTCCGCGAACTCAAGAATCTGGTGGAACGGCTGGTGCTGCTGGCGCCGGGCGGCAAAATTCTTCCGGATGACCTTCCCCTGGACATGGAACCCGGCCTGCAGACCGGCGAGGCCCACACGCCGCCGGCATGCCTGAGCCTGGACGCCGCCGTACGGGAGGCGGAATTACGCGCCATCCGCCGGGCGTTGCACGCCACCAAGGGCCGCAAGGCCGAGGCGGCCCGGCTGCTGCAAATCAGCGACCGCGCCCTGCGCTACAAAATGCGCGAGCACGGGATGTGA
- a CDS encoding NifB/NifX family molybdenum-iron cluster-binding protein, with product MASRRMLIPLAGRDVAPRFDAALAVLLVDVPEVADASAPGGECVTETIVLPRASADELCEFILAHGVAVVVVNGIPEDHYHYLRWKRVDVIDDIMGPADEAVRRYVAGTLQAGAMLYPAAMGAARPTGTQGGGA from the coding sequence ATGGCTAGCCGCCGCATGCTGATTCCCCTGGCCGGGCGGGACGTTGCCCCGCGATTCGATGCCGCCCTGGCCGTGCTGCTGGTGGATGTGCCGGAGGTTGCCGATGCGTCCGCACCCGGCGGGGAATGCGTCACGGAAACCATTGTCCTGCCGCGCGCCTCGGCCGACGAGCTGTGCGAGTTCATCCTCGCCCACGGCGTGGCGGTGGTGGTGGTCAACGGCATTCCTGAGGACCATTACCACTACTTGCGATGGAAGCGGGTGGATGTCATTGATGACATCATGGGACCTGCGGACGAGGCCGTGCGGCGGTATGTGGCCGGCACCCTGCAGGCCGGGGCCATGCTGTATCCCGCCGCCATGGGGGCGGCGAGGCCCACTGGAACGCAAGGAGGCGGAGCATGA
- a CDS encoding sigma 54-interacting transcriptional regulator, with translation MTAPHATSLPPLEDLAQATCARDFLDAFDGYPHGVVVMDACRRVLYLNRRMEELTGRSRATCLGLPCAQVVRTRLCMHGCTPPQTPGKLINVETDLLAAGRRLLPVRLTGMPLLPDSGAGPFRIEIVEEMASSGDECARCARGFRSPGGSARILGRSAQIEKLLEVLPALARSDAPLFFCGETGVGKDVFAEVAHALSLRSREPFVRVNVSPMPDTLLDVELFGAAEGGLPWVEHELPGAFRKAGGGTVYLAELGDLPLPHQARLLHMLEQGTVTPVGGKAPVSVSCRLLAATNADPELLIRQGRLRVDLAKRLDTFRIVIPPLREREGDVLYLAQRFLEHSAASLRRKIDGFSRDAQTALTQYVFPGNIRELKNIVEYAVMVCQGGQILAEHLPPHLALAATAGRSTEQGHG, from the coding sequence ATGACCGCACCGCATGCCACAAGCCTTCCCCCCCTGGAGGACCTGGCGCAGGCCACCTGCGCCAGGGACTTCCTGGATGCCTTCGACGGCTACCCGCATGGGGTGGTGGTGATGGATGCCTGCCGCCGCGTGCTGTACCTGAACCGGCGCATGGAAGAACTCACCGGCCGTTCCAGGGCGACGTGTCTGGGACTGCCCTGCGCCCAGGTGGTGCGCACCCGGCTGTGCATGCACGGCTGCACCCCGCCGCAGACGCCGGGCAAGCTTATTAACGTGGAAACCGATCTCCTGGCTGCCGGTCGCCGGCTGCTGCCAGTGCGGCTCACGGGCATGCCCTTGCTCCCGGATTCCGGGGCCGGGCCGTTCCGCATCGAGATTGTGGAGGAAATGGCCTCCAGTGGGGACGAATGCGCCCGTTGCGCCCGGGGCTTTCGCAGTCCCGGCGGCAGCGCCCGAATTCTGGGCCGCTCGGCGCAGATTGAAAAACTGCTGGAGGTGCTGCCGGCCCTGGCCCGCAGCGATGCGCCGCTCTTCTTTTGCGGGGAGACGGGCGTGGGCAAGGACGTCTTCGCCGAGGTGGCGCACGCCCTCTCGCTCAGGTCCAGGGAGCCGTTTGTCCGCGTCAACGTCAGCCCCATGCCGGACACGCTGCTGGATGTGGAGCTGTTTGGCGCGGCCGAAGGCGGCCTGCCCTGGGTGGAGCATGAATTGCCGGGCGCGTTCCGGAAGGCCGGCGGCGGCACCGTGTATCTGGCGGAACTGGGCGACCTGCCCCTGCCGCATCAGGCGCGGTTGCTGCACATGCTGGAGCAGGGCACGGTGACGCCCGTGGGCGGCAAGGCGCCGGTTTCGGTCAGTTGCCGGCTGCTGGCTGCCACCAATGCCGATCCTGAACTCCTCATCCGCCAGGGAAGGCTGCGGGTGGATCTGGCCAAGCGGCTGGATACCTTCCGCATCGTCATCCCGCCCCTGCGTGAGCGCGAAGGGGATGTCCTGTACCTCGCCCAACGCTTCCTGGAGCATAGCGCCGCCTCCCTGCGCCGCAAGATCGACGGCTTTTCCCGCGATGCGCAGACGGCGTTGACGCAATACGTCTTCCCGGGCAACATCCGGGAGTTGAAAAACATCGTGGAATACGCCGTCATGGTCTGTCAGGGCGGGCAGATCCTGGCCGAACACCTGCCGCCGCATCTGGCCCTGGCCGCCACGGCGGGCAGGTCCACGGAGCAAGGCCATGGCTAG
- a CDS encoding sensor histidine kinase, with protein MSHTDPSASVSTQTASGPHSAPAQAAARHRADLHDGVSPTRYRMLRRKIVALLLGVAVAPLCVLTVINYQIYQTIVAKEFEAPLRALVSKTKNSFELFFAERTSAVSFIASAYPVEKLSDDKALADIFEVMRQKFSGFVDMGFIDEHGRQVSYVGPYDLKGKEYADQPWFREAALHGSYITDVFTGLRRFPHIVIVVRQLGNDGKWWTLRATVDTRQYERLIAAMGISPDSDGFLLNKHGILQTDSTYYGALLQPIPFPMPRTSYETQVVEFKAPDGRAALMAYVYIPDSEYVLMAIKPKGAAFSTKGLFRADLAILLVASVLLILLVAYKLTGDLVDRLKQSDERRELAFRHVEHSQKLSSIGRLAAGVAHEINNPLAIINEKAGLMKDLLALEAEFPKKDRFIKQIDAIAAAVARCRNITHRMLGFARQMDVNIESIHVNEVLKETASFLEREGAYRNIELSLDLAEGLPTIESDRGQLQQVFLNMLNNAFAAVSDGGVIAVATWRQDDETVGISIKDNGCGMSEDVQRHVFEPFFTTKKGTGTGLGLSISYGIIKRLGGDIALASKPNLGTTFTILLPVAHGQGGERS; from the coding sequence ATGAGCCACACGGACCCTTCTGCCAGCGTGTCCACGCAGACTGCATCCGGTCCGCACAGCGCCCCGGCCCAGGCTGCGGCCCGGCATCGGGCTGATCTGCACGACGGGGTGTCCCCCACGCGCTACCGCATGCTGCGCCGCAAGATCGTGGCGCTGCTGCTGGGCGTGGCCGTGGCGCCGCTGTGCGTGCTGACGGTCATCAATTATCAGATTTATCAGACCATCGTGGCCAAGGAGTTTGAGGCCCCCTTGCGGGCGCTGGTGAGCAAGACCAAGAATTCCTTTGAATTGTTCTTTGCCGAGCGCACTTCGGCCGTCAGCTTCATCGCCTCGGCGTATCCGGTGGAAAAACTCAGCGACGACAAAGCCCTGGCGGACATCTTCGAGGTCATGCGCCAGAAGTTCAGCGGCTTTGTGGACATGGGCTTCATCGATGAGCACGGCCGGCAGGTAAGCTATGTGGGGCCGTACGATCTCAAGGGCAAGGAATATGCCGATCAGCCCTGGTTCCGCGAGGCCGCCCTGCATGGCAGCTACATCACGGATGTCTTCACCGGCTTGCGCAGGTTTCCGCATATTGTCATCGTGGTCCGGCAGCTGGGCAACGACGGCAAGTGGTGGACCTTGCGCGCCACCGTGGACACCAGGCAGTACGAACGCCTCATTGCCGCCATGGGCATCTCCCCGGACAGCGACGGGTTTTTGCTGAACAAGCACGGCATTCTGCAGACGGATTCCACCTACTACGGCGCGCTGCTGCAGCCCATTCCCTTCCCCATGCCGCGCACCAGCTACGAGACCCAGGTGGTGGAGTTCAAAGCCCCGGACGGCCGGGCCGCCCTTATGGCCTACGTCTACATTCCGGACAGCGAATACGTGCTCATGGCCATCAAGCCCAAGGGCGCGGCTTTTTCCACCAAGGGGCTGTTCCGGGCGGATCTGGCCATCCTGCTGGTGGCCAGCGTGCTGCTCATCCTGCTGGTGGCCTACAAGCTCACCGGGGATCTGGTGGATCGCCTCAAGCAGAGCGACGAACGCCGTGAACTGGCCTTCCGCCATGTGGAGCATTCCCAGAAGCTGTCGTCCATCGGCCGGCTGGCTGCCGGGGTGGCTCACGAGATCAACAACCCCCTGGCCATCATCAACGAAAAGGCCGGCCTGATGAAGGATCTGCTGGCCCTGGAGGCGGAGTTCCCCAAAAAGGACCGCTTCATCAAGCAGATCGACGCCATCGCCGCCGCCGTGGCCCGCTGCCGCAACATCACCCACCGCATGCTCGGCTTTGCCCGGCAGATGGACGTGAACATCGAGTCCATCCACGTGAATGAGGTGCTCAAGGAAACGGCCTCCTTCCTGGAACGTGAAGGCGCCTACCGCAACATTGAGCTCTCCCTCGATCTGGCCGAAGGCCTGCCGACCATCGAGTCCGACCGTGGCCAGTTGCAGCAGGTGTTCCTGAACATGCTCAACAATGCCTTCGCCGCCGTAAGTGATGGCGGAGTCATTGCTGTGGCCACCTGGCGGCAGGACGACGAGACCGTGGGCATCTCCATCAAGGACAACGGCTGCGGCATGAGCGAGGACGTGCAGCGTCACGTGTTCGAGCCGTTCTTCACCACCAAAAAGGGCACCGGCACCGGGCTTGGCCTGAGCATCAGCTATGGCATCATCAAGCGCCTGGGCGGCGATATCGCCCTCGCGTCCAAGCCCAACCTTGGCACCACCTTCACCATTTTGCTTCCAGTGGCGCACGGCCAGGGAGGGGAGAGATCATGA
- a CDS encoding sulfite exporter TauE/SafE family protein, whose product MLAFLPHETLAQAEAGAQSATPWWVWPIALVLFSFVLGVIAVLAGVGGGVLFVPLVSGFFPFHLDFVRGTGLMVALAGALAAGPGLLRRNLASLRLALPVALIASSCSIVGAFMGLALPTNVVQLCLGGTILFIAILLLTSKNVTRPHVEKQDWLGAALGMSGVYHDVATGENIEWKTHRTLQGLLLFIVIGVMAGMFGLGAGWANVPVLNLLMGAPLKIAVGTSKFLLSITDTSAAWVYLNQGCVIPLITIPSIIGLMCGSFVGVNLLAKAKPKFIRYMVIGVLLFAGAKALLKGLGI is encoded by the coding sequence ATGCTGGCTTTTCTGCCGCATGAAACCCTGGCCCAGGCCGAGGCTGGGGCGCAAAGCGCCACGCCGTGGTGGGTGTGGCCCATTGCCCTGGTGCTGTTCAGCTTTGTGCTGGGCGTGATTGCCGTGCTGGCTGGCGTAGGCGGCGGCGTGCTGTTTGTGCCCCTGGTGAGCGGCTTCTTTCCCTTCCATTTGGATTTCGTGCGCGGCACGGGCCTCATGGTGGCCTTGGCCGGGGCGCTGGCTGCCGGGCCTGGCCTCTTGCGCCGCAACCTGGCCAGCCTGCGGCTGGCTTTGCCTGTGGCGCTCATCGCGTCCAGCTGTTCCATTGTGGGTGCGTTCATGGGGCTGGCCCTGCCCACGAACGTGGTGCAGCTCTGCCTGGGCGGCACCATTTTGTTCATCGCCATTTTGCTGCTGACTTCCAAGAACGTCACCCGGCCGCACGTGGAAAAGCAGGACTGGCTGGGCGCGGCCCTGGGCATGTCTGGCGTCTATCACGACGTCGCCACGGGCGAGAATATTGAGTGGAAGACCCACCGCACCTTGCAGGGGCTGCTGCTGTTCATCGTCATTGGCGTCATGGCTGGCATGTTCGGCCTGGGCGCGGGCTGGGCCAACGTGCCGGTGCTGAACCTGCTCATGGGCGCGCCGCTCAAGATTGCCGTGGGCACCTCCAAGTTCCTGCTGTCCATCACGGACACTTCCGCCGCCTGGGTGTACCTGAACCAGGGCTGCGTGATTCCGCTCATCACCATTCCGTCCATCATCGGGTTGATGTGCGGTTCCTTTGTGGGCGTGAACCTGCTGGCCAAAGCCAAGCCCAAGTTCATCCGGTACATGGTTATCGGCGTGCTGCTGTTCGCCGGCGCCAAGGCGCTGCTGAAGGGCCTGGGCATCTAA
- a CDS encoding efflux RND transporter permease subunit, translating into MSEGSKGNLFIDRPVLAGVIAIIMVLVGVLSIFRLPIAQFPQIAPPTVSVTATYPGATATVVEETVATPIEQQVNGAEAMLYMDSISSNDGKMTLTTTFEIGRDLDLANVDVQNRVSLANSKLPSDVIKEGLNIQKKSPDMVMVVSVYSPDGSLDDLFLSNYVTINIQDTLARIPGVGAINLVGAGDYGMRIWVDPDKLQRLGLSASDVYNAIQEQNVQAPAGQLGMPPAPAGTQFQLPIRVKGRLVTPEEFQDIILVARSDGTSVRIKDVATVELGAKDYTSYGHLNKKPSALLLVYQLPSANALDVAKQVTATLEELSSRFPAGLAYSIPYDATKFVTVSIEEVIHTFVEAVILVFLVVYIFLQNWRATIIPLITVPVSIIGTFALFGPLGFSINTLTLFGLVLAIGIVVDDAIVVVEAAMHHIEHGMTPKEATRQAMREITGAIIGVTFALNSVFIPLAFMTGLTGQLYQQFALTLAGSVLISAINALSLSPALCALLLKPGKQGGGGGPLGWFFRQFNAVFDRTTNGYVSFAGLFARKLVLMFALLVATYVAAGLLGTSLPTGLVPDEDEGVFFAEITLPQGASQERAQKVADVVEDRLLALDGVGEVILLGAFSMTTNINSPNVVCAIVTLKNWSERKTPELQLGAIVAKARQSLKDLAEADTFIFIKPPIPGVGTVGGIQFLLQDTSGNTPEDLAKISGDFLAECRKEPMFAAAFTAYNVDTPQIEALVDREKAKGLGVPVNEIFQTLQIYLGGLYVNDFNMFGRSYRVMLQSMPDFRVTPEDMGRFYVKSVAGEMIPLATLVDSKSLTGPQFTKRHNLYRTAEINIVPAPGVSTGQAIARLKELAATALPQGYAYDWGGSAYQEVKASGQTGIIFALAILFCFLVLAAQYESWSLPFAVMLSVPLAALGAFMGQWMHGLDLNVYAQIGLVMLVGLAAKNAILIVEFASDLHKQGQSVMDAAMHAARLRFRPILMTSFAFILGVLPLVLASGAGANSRVALGVSVAAGMLMATICGVFVIPALFVAVTKRSGKKQPVDAPETKSTH; encoded by the coding sequence ATGTCTGAAGGCAGCAAGGGAAATTTGTTCATCGACAGGCCGGTGCTGGCTGGGGTCATTGCCATCATCATGGTGCTGGTGGGGGTGCTGTCCATCTTCCGCCTGCCCATCGCGCAGTTCCCGCAGATTGCCCCGCCCACGGTGAGCGTGACCGCCACCTACCCCGGGGCCACGGCCACGGTGGTGGAAGAAACCGTGGCTACGCCCATCGAGCAGCAGGTCAACGGCGCGGAAGCCATGCTGTACATGGATTCCATCAGCTCCAATGACGGTAAAATGACCCTGACCACCACCTTCGAGATTGGCCGCGATCTGGACCTGGCCAACGTGGATGTGCAGAACCGCGTCAGCCTGGCCAATTCCAAGCTGCCGTCGGACGTCATTAAAGAAGGGCTGAACATCCAGAAGAAGTCGCCGGACATGGTCATGGTCGTGAGCGTCTATTCGCCCGACGGCTCCCTGGATGATCTCTTCCTCTCCAACTACGTCACCATCAACATTCAGGATACCCTGGCCCGCATCCCCGGCGTGGGCGCCATCAATCTGGTGGGCGCGGGCGATTACGGCATGCGCATCTGGGTGGACCCGGACAAGCTGCAGCGCCTGGGCCTCTCCGCCTCCGACGTGTACAACGCCATCCAGGAGCAGAACGTCCAGGCGCCGGCCGGACAGCTGGGCATGCCGCCCGCGCCCGCCGGCACGCAGTTCCAGTTGCCCATCCGCGTCAAGGGCCGGCTGGTGACGCCGGAAGAGTTCCAGGACATCATCCTTGTGGCCCGCTCGGACGGCACCTCAGTACGCATCAAAGATGTTGCCACCGTGGAACTCGGCGCCAAGGATTACACCTCCTACGGCCATCTGAACAAAAAGCCTTCCGCCCTGCTCCTTGTGTATCAGCTGCCCAGCGCCAACGCCCTGGATGTGGCCAAACAGGTGACGGCCACGCTGGAAGAGCTGTCCTCGCGTTTTCCCGCGGGCCTGGCGTATTCCATCCCGTACGACGCCACCAAGTTTGTCACCGTCTCCATTGAGGAAGTGATCCACACCTTTGTGGAGGCGGTCATCCTGGTGTTTCTGGTGGTGTACATCTTTTTGCAGAACTGGCGGGCGACGATCATCCCGCTCATCACCGTGCCCGTGTCCATCATCGGGACGTTTGCGTTGTTCGGGCCGCTGGGCTTCTCCATCAATACCCTGACGCTGTTCGGCTTGGTGCTGGCCATCGGCATTGTGGTGGACGACGCCATCGTGGTGGTGGAAGCAGCCATGCATCACATCGAACACGGGATGACGCCCAAGGAGGCCACCCGGCAGGCCATGCGGGAGATCACCGGAGCCATCATCGGCGTGACATTTGCGCTGAACTCCGTGTTCATCCCCCTGGCGTTCATGACCGGGCTCACGGGCCAGCTCTATCAGCAGTTCGCCCTGACCCTGGCCGGCTCGGTGCTCATCTCGGCCATCAATGCGCTGTCGCTGTCGCCGGCCTTGTGCGCGCTGCTGCTCAAGCCGGGCAAGCAGGGGGGAGGCGGCGGCCCGCTGGGCTGGTTCTTCCGGCAGTTCAATGCCGTGTTCGACCGCACCACCAACGGCTACGTGAGCTTTGCCGGCCTGTTCGCCCGCAAGCTCGTGCTGATGTTCGCGCTGCTGGTAGCAACCTACGTCGCGGCCGGGCTGCTGGGCACGTCCCTGCCCACGGGGCTGGTGCCGGATGAAGACGAAGGCGTGTTCTTTGCGGAAATCACCCTGCCGCAGGGGGCCTCCCAGGAACGCGCCCAGAAAGTGGCGGATGTGGTGGAAGATCGTCTCCTGGCCCTGGATGGGGTGGGCGAGGTCATCCTGCTGGGGGCGTTCTCCATGACCACCAACATCAACTCCCCCAACGTGGTCTGCGCCATCGTGACCCTGAAGAACTGGAGCGAGCGCAAGACGCCGGAACTGCAGCTGGGGGCCATCGTGGCCAAGGCCCGGCAATCCCTCAAGGATCTGGCCGAGGCGGACACCTTCATCTTCATCAAGCCCCCCATCCCCGGGGTGGGCACCGTGGGCGGCATCCAGTTCCTGCTGCAGGATACCAGCGGCAACACTCCGGAAGATTTGGCCAAGATTTCAGGGGATTTCCTGGCTGAATGCCGCAAGGAGCCGATGTTCGCCGCTGCCTTCACGGCCTACAACGTGGATACGCCGCAGATCGAGGCCCTGGTGGATCGCGAAAAGGCCAAGGGCCTGGGCGTGCCGGTGAACGAGATCTTCCAGACGCTGCAGATCTACCTGGGCGGGCTGTATGTGAACGACTTCAACATGTTCGGCCGCAGTTACCGCGTGATGCTGCAGTCCATGCCGGATTTCCGCGTCACCCCGGAAGACATGGGCCGCTTCTACGTGAAAAGCGTGGCCGGCGAGATGATTCCCCTCGCCACTCTGGTGGATTCCAAAAGCCTCACGGGGCCGCAGTTCACCAAGCGGCACAACCTGTACCGCACGGCGGAAATCAACATCGTGCCTGCGCCAGGAGTCAGTACCGGTCAGGCCATTGCCCGCCTGAAGGAACTGGCCGCCACCGCCCTGCCCCAGGGCTATGCCTACGACTGGGGCGGCTCGGCTTATCAGGAGGTCAAGGCCTCCGGACAGACGGGCATCATCTTTGCCCTGGCCATCCTGTTCTGCTTCCTGGTGCTGGCAGCGCAGTATGAAAGCTGGTCCCTGCCCTTTGCCGTCATGCTCTCCGTGCCCCTGGCCGCCCTGGGGGCGTTCATGGGCCAGTGGATGCACGGGTTGGATCTGAACGTCTATGCACAGATAGGCCTGGTCATGCTCGTGGGCCTGGCCGCCAAGAACGCCATTCTCATTGTGGAATTCGCCTCAGACCTGCACAAACAGGGGCAAAGCGTCATGGACGCGGCCATGCACGCGGCGCGGCTGCGGTTCCGGCCCATCCTGATGACGTCCTTCGCCTTCATCCTGGGCGTGCTGCCCCTGGTGCTGGCCAGCGGGGCAGGGGCCAACTCCCGCGTGGCCCTGGGGGTCAGCGTGGCTGCGGGCATGCTCATGGCCACCATCTGCGGGGTGTTCGTGATTCCAGCCCTCTTCGTGGCCGTGACCAAGCGATCCGGCAAGAAACAGCCGGTGGATGCGCCGGAGACGAAGAGCACGCATTAA
- a CDS encoding efflux RND transporter periplasmic adaptor subunit, which translates to MAGLLAVTVFMGTGVAHAQNASPAAPAAVEVGVVQAASETVPLFREFPSRIEAAESVEIRARVEGFLATIEFAEGSTVKKGDLLFTIDPSQFDESVRNAQAALNKAKTDLEAAKRGVEVLKARADLAKSMATWINAQQDAKRYKTLVVNDFVSKQEYDQAVTTERESAAVVEANKALLTQAEVNQDAEIARNQAAVESAEAQLAQAQLNLSYTKLYAPVSGRIGTAQVKPGGLVGRSESTLLATITTIDPIYVVFQIDEKDYIQVARRNAERAKQVGQEGMPPTFQLTLADGSLYEHGGTLNMVGSTVDASTGALTIRAAFPNPDTLLRDGQFARIRAEADSLENAVTIPQKAVQQLQGMNFVYVVKSDSTVEERKVKTSDRVGARMVIKEGLNAGETVVVDGVQKLRPGMKVAPKPASS; encoded by the coding sequence GTGGCAGGCCTCCTGGCTGTGACCGTGTTCATGGGCACAGGGGTGGCCCACGCGCAGAATGCGTCTCCTGCTGCGCCGGCGGCGGTGGAGGTGGGGGTGGTTCAGGCGGCATCGGAAACTGTGCCGCTTTTTCGTGAGTTCCCGTCGCGCATTGAGGCTGCCGAGAGCGTGGAGATCCGCGCCCGGGTGGAAGGCTTTCTGGCCACCATTGAGTTTGCGGAAGGCAGCACCGTGAAAAAGGGCGATCTGCTCTTCACCATCGACCCTTCCCAGTTCGACGAGTCCGTGCGCAACGCCCAGGCCGCGCTCAACAAGGCCAAGACCGACCTGGAAGCCGCCAAGCGTGGCGTGGAAGTGCTCAAGGCCCGGGCCGATCTGGCCAAGAGCATGGCCACCTGGATCAATGCCCAGCAGGACGCCAAACGCTACAAGACGCTGGTGGTGAACGATTTTGTCAGCAAGCAGGAATACGACCAGGCCGTAACCACGGAACGGGAGTCCGCTGCCGTGGTGGAGGCCAACAAGGCGCTGCTGACCCAGGCCGAGGTCAATCAGGATGCGGAAATCGCCCGCAACCAGGCCGCCGTGGAATCCGCGGAAGCCCAATTGGCGCAGGCCCAGCTCAATCTTTCGTATACCAAGCTGTATGCGCCGGTCTCCGGCCGCATCGGCACGGCCCAGGTGAAGCCCGGCGGGCTGGTGGGCCGCAGCGAAAGCACGCTCCTGGCCACCATCACCACCATCGATCCCATCTATGTGGTCTTTCAGATCGATGAAAAGGACTACATCCAGGTGGCCCGCCGCAACGCCGAGCGCGCAAAACAGGTCGGGCAGGAAGGCATGCCGCCGACCTTCCAGCTGACCCTGGCCGACGGCAGCCTGTACGAGCACGGCGGCACCCTGAACATGGTGGGCAGCACCGTGGACGCCTCCACCGGCGCACTGACCATCCGTGCCGCGTTCCCCAATCCGGACACGCTGCTGCGCGACGGCCAGTTCGCCCGCATCCGCGCCGAGGCCGATTCGCTGGAAAATGCCGTCACCATCCCGCAAAAGGCCGTGCAGCAACTGCAAGGCATGAACTTTGTCTACGTGGTCAAAAGCGACAGCACGGTGGAAGAGCGCAAAGTCAAAACCAGCGACCGCGTGGGGGCCAGGATGGTCATCAAGGAAGGCCTGAACGCCGGGGAGACGGTGGTGGTGGACGGCGTCCAGAAGCTCCGGCCGGGGATGAAGGTCGCTCCCAAGCCGGCGTCAAGCTAA